The genomic stretch CGGGGCGGACAGCCACCACAATGTCTCCCTGGGCGGTCAGCCCGTGGGCGACGAAGTCGTACTGACTGCTGATCCGCCAAGCCACCAGGGAGCAGGCCGCCCCTCCCCGCAGCATCCGTCCCGCTAAGGAGCGCGCGCGCTCAAGACACATGTCTTGGGAAGCCTCTGGTGAAGTGGTCATCCGCGCCCGCCTTCCAGCTTGATTAACGTCAGCCTAGCGCACTGAAAACTGAGAAGGAATGCCTACTCTCAGCTACGTGCAACGAGCAGCGGGCGGCGAGGTCAGCGTTTCCGCTGCACCCTCACCTTCGAACCGCCCCCACCACGACCGGAACGCCCGGACTTCTGCTCCTCCAGCAGGCGCTGCTGCTCCTCACGTTCATCCATCAGGGCCTGCTGATCGAATCCGGAACGCAGGACCAGCCAGGTGACCGTCGCAATGCCCAACGAGATCCAGGATGGCCACCCGAGGACGAGCGGCAGGGTGATCAACGCGACGATGTCGATGCCGCGGATGAAGGAGAACATCATGCCCGGCGGCATGGCCCCGATCCCGACCGAGACCATGGGGCCGCCATAGTTCGGGGGCTTCGCACACACCCAGCGGAAGGCCGCCAGCAGACCGCCCAACGCGGTGATGAGTGAGACCGAGAGCCCGGTGACCGGATCGAACTCAGCTCCGCCGAAGATCCCCCCGAAAGCGGGCATCGTCGCAGCCGCCCAGAGCAGCGCCAGCAGGGCGGGCACCGTCATGGCGGCCTGCCTGACATCACCCGGGGAGAACGGGAAACAGCGCTGGAGACCCTTGGTGCGGGTCAGCACACGCAGCGTGTTGCAGAAACCAATCAGGGCAGTCATCAGCACCAGCGCGGAGATCGACGGGTTCAGCACCTCGATGCGGAGTGCGTGGACGGCGTAGGGAACAGCAATGGAGGCCAGCCAGAAAGCCAGCGGCTTGGGAGCACGCCACAGCCGCTGCAGGTCGCGCAGGACGATGGCCCACACGCCACTGCCCGACCCACGGGTCGGACGGACGTGCCCACGACGTCGTGCCTGGTCCTCGACCAGGATGTCGCGGACCAGGGCGAAATCGAGGGCGAAAGCGGCGCCCTGCATGCCCGCGAGCAGCGATGAACCCGCGGTGAGTCGCTGGCGACGCATGTGGCGCAGCCGGAGCCAGGCGGGCACGATAGAAATCAGACCCAGCAGCAGACCACCGCCCGCCACCACCCAGGCAAAGTCGACGCTCAGCGCGGCCACGAGACTGATGGGCGCCACCCCGGCGGAGATCGTGACCAGGACGAGCAGGGCGGCGAAGGCGATGATCCCGATCAACCACAGCAGCGCGGTGGTGATCCAGCGCCGTTCCGCTCCTTGCTCGGCAGCCGCGAAGGCCACCAGCCCAAAGCATCCGAGGCCGGATGCCAGCCCCCAGGTGAGAACCTCCGTGGTGTTGCCACCGACCAGGGCCGCCACGAGCACCCCGAGTCCTGCGCCGAAAACCAAAGCCACAATCACCGAGGCAACGAGGCGCCCCGCAAGCATCCTGCGCCGGTCGACATTGCCGTCCATGACCCAGAAACCCTCGGCGGCCGAGGCCACAACGGGACCAAACAGGCGCGCAGCCACGAGGGCCAGGGCCAGGAATCCCGCGACGGCGACCCAGGGCAGCAGCCCCCGCGCCGCCCGGCAGGAATCGGCCGCGCAATCCGCCACGCTGCGTTGGGCCTGCATGATGGAGCTGATCACCATGGCGCCGATCAGGACGAGAGCGAAAACCATCACGTAGGCGTCCTGCATGGCCTGGAAGAGGTTGCGGTCAGCCCTGCCGCGCCGCCAGTCGCGCACGAGAAGACGGAGCTGTTTCTCATCGACCTCGCCGATGACCCCGAACCGTTCGTCGCTCATCGACGTTCCCCCAGCCTCACCTCGCGG from Arachnia propionica encodes the following:
- a CDS encoding DUF6297 family protein; translated protein: MSDERFGVIGEVDEKQLRLLVRDWRRGRADRNLFQAMQDAYVMVFALVLIGAMVISSIMQAQRSVADCAADSCRAARGLLPWVAVAGFLALALVAARLFGPVVASAAEGFWVMDGNVDRRRMLAGRLVASVIVALVFGAGLGVLVAALVGGNTTEVLTWGLASGLGCFGLVAFAAAEQGAERRWITTALLWLIGIIAFAALLVLVTISAGVAPISLVAALSVDFAWVVAGGGLLLGLISIVPAWLRLRHMRRQRLTAGSSLLAGMQGAAFALDFALVRDILVEDQARRRGHVRPTRGSGSGVWAIVLRDLQRLWRAPKPLAFWLASIAVPYAVHALRIEVLNPSISALVLMTALIGFCNTLRVLTRTKGLQRCFPFSPGDVRQAAMTVPALLALLWAAATMPAFGGIFGGAEFDPVTGLSVSLITALGGLLAAFRWVCAKPPNYGGPMVSVGIGAMPPGMMFSFIRGIDIVALITLPLVLGWPSWISLGIATVTWLVLRSGFDQQALMDEREEQQRLLEEQKSGRSGRGGGGSKVRVQRKR